A genome region from Ursus arctos isolate Adak ecotype North America unplaced genomic scaffold, UrsArc2.0 scaffold_18, whole genome shotgun sequence includes the following:
- the GLT6D1 gene encoding putative glycosyltransferase 6 domain-containing protein 1 gives MNCKRKMLLLISCVLYYVLLEYHFRDEVEELRLSDWFNPRKRPDVVTTTGWLAPVIWEGTFDRQVLEDYYGAQNLTVGLAVLAPGRIADQHLELFVRSASEHFMTGHRVVFYILVDAVRRRPHLQPGPLQTFQVFSVGGNGRDDFHLTHMKNLAAHIERHIQDEVDFLFSMTANRVFHNDFGVETLGTSVAQLHAWWYFKDTEDLPYERRPGSAACIPLGQGDFYYDGTVVGGTPLEMLNFINEYLDGVIRDKENGLNSTYERHLNKYFVIHKPSKLLSPEYSWDMALWPPGQVWLVKAAQCSQTGF, from the exons ATGAACTGCAAGAGAAAGATGCTGTTACTGATTTCATGTGTCTTATACTACGTGCTGCTTGAGTATCATTTCAG GGATGAAGTGGAAGAACTGCGGCTCTCAGACTGGTTTAATCCTAG AAAACGCCCTGACGTTGTAACGACCACAGGCTGGCTTGCTCCGGTTATATGGGAAGGCACTTTCGATAGGCAGGTGCTGGAAGACTACTACGGAGCACAGAACCTCACCGTAGGCTTGGCTGTCCTTGCTCCTGGCAG gATTGCAGATCAGCACCTGGAGCTGTTCGTGCGATCGGCCAGTGAGCACTTCATGACCGGCCACAGAGTTGTCTTCTACATCCTGGTGGATGCCGTCCGCAGGCGGCCCCACCTGCAGCCGGGGCCTCTGCAGACATTCCAGGTGTTCAGCGTCGGAGGAAATGGCCGGGACGACTTCCACCTCACGCACATGAAGAACTTAGCTGCGCACATAGAAAGGCACATTCAGGACGAAGTTGACTTTCTCTTCAGCATGACGGCCAATAGGGTCTTCCACAATGACTTTGGGGTGGAGACCCTGGGCACGTCCGTGGCTCAGCTCCATGCCTGGTGGTACTTTAAAGACACGGAGGACCTCCCTTACGAGAGGAGACCCGGATCAGCGGCGTGCATCCCGTTGGGACAGGGGGACTTCTACTATGACGGCACGGTCGTTGGTGGCACGCCCCTGGAGATGTTGAATTTCATCAACGAATATCTGGACGGGGTTATTCGCGACAAGGAAAACGGGCTGAACAGCACCTACGAAAGACACCTGAACAAGTACTTTGTCATCCACAAGCCCTCCAAGCTGCTGTCTCCGGAGTACAGCTGGGACATGGCGCTGTGGCCCCCGGGACAGGTTTGGTTGGTCAAGGCAGCGCAGTGCTCCCAGACGGGCTTCTGA
- the LOC123001874 gene encoding epididymal-specific lipocalin-9-like, with amino-acid sequence MALLLLSLGLSLVSAQELNPRAIVRKNYNMAKVSGVWYSVSMASDDMKRIEENGDLRVFIRKIESLKDGGLKFHFYFMVQGECVQVAVVCDRTDKDGEYTISYEGDNKVWLSETDYTLYVTFHLRNTRNGTETNVLALYDLKKSAESTGWVLRTSSA; translated from the exons ATGGCACTACTCCTGCTGAGCCTGGGGCTGAGCCTGGTCTCTGCCCAGGAGCTCAACCCCCGAGCCATTGTGCGGAAGAACTATAACATGGCTAAG GTTTCAGGAGTCTGGTATTCTGTGTCCATGGCCTCGGATGACATGAAGCGGATCGAGGAAAATGGGGACCTGAGGGTCTTCATACGGAAGATTGAAAGCTTGAAAGACGGCGGACTGAAGTTCCATTTCTATTTCAT GGTGCAGGGGGAGTGCGTGCAGGTGGCCGTGGTCTGTGACAGGACGGACAAGGACGGGGAGTACACAATCAGCT ATGAGGGCGACAATAAGGTGTGGCTGTCAGAGACCGACTACACCCTGTACGTGACCTTCCATCTCCGGAACACCAGGAACGGGACAGAGACCAACGTGCTGGCACTCTACG ATTTGAAAAAGTCTGCAGAAAGTACGGGCTGGGTCCTCAGAACATCATCAGCCTGA